In Triticum aestivum cultivar Chinese Spring chromosome 5B, IWGSC CS RefSeq v2.1, whole genome shotgun sequence, the following proteins share a genomic window:
- the LOC123115314 gene encoding tyrosine N-monooxygenase-like, with translation MEQLGASTMLVLLLTFIYLVLRLRRKTSNPHTLPLPPGPAPWPVVGSLPEMMLNKPAFRWIHRMMEGMGTNIVCVRLGGVHVVAVTCPTIAREVLRKQDATFASRPLTFASAAFSRGYKNAVLSPFGDQWRKMRRVLTSEIICPSRHRWLHDRRADEADNLTSYVYSLATAAKGSSSGSGAVDVRHVARHYCGNVIRRLLFGRRYFGEPGRRDGGPGPMEVEHMDALFTSLGLLYAFCVSDYLPWLCGFDLDGHEKMVKEANATMNRLHDAVIDERWGQWKSGERKELDDFLDVLITLKDAEGKPLLTIEEIKAQSQDITFAAVDNPSNAVEWALAEMANEPEVMAKAMKEMDRVVGRERLMQESDIPQLSYAKACIREAFRLHPVAPFNVPHVALADTNVAGYHIPKGSHVILSRTGLGRNPTIWDEPLRFMPERHIHTTTDDVTLTENELRFISFSTGRRGCVAASLGTAMCMMLFGRLLQGFTWSKPIGLAAIDLSESEHDMFLAKPLMMRAKPRLPVHFYHAAAI, from the exons ATGGAGCAGCTCGGAGCCTCCACAATGCTGGTGCTATTGCTCACCTTCATCTACCTCGTCCTCAGGCTCAGGCGCAAGACCAGCAACCCGCACACGCTCCCGCTCCCGCCGGGCCCAGCGCCGTGGCCCGTGGTGGGCAGCCTGCCGGAGATGATGCTCAACAAGCCAGCGTTCCGGTGGATCCACCGCATGATGGAGGGGATGGGCACCAACATCGTCTGCGTCCGCCTTGGCGGCGTCCACGTCGTCGCTGTCACCTGCCCCACCATCGCCCGCGAGGTGCTCCGGAAGCAGGACGCCACCTTCGCCTCCCGCCCgctcaccttcgcctccgccgccTTCAGCCGCGGGTACAAGAACGCCGTGCTGTCGCCGTTTGGGGACCAGTGGAGGAAGATGCGCCGCGTGCTCACCTCCGAGATCATCTGCCCCTCCCGCCACCGGTGGCTCCATGATCGCCGCGCCGACGAGGCCGACAACCTCACCAGCTACGTCTACAGCCTCGCCACCGCCGCGAAGGGGTCATCGTCGGGCAGTGGAGCGGTGGACGTGAGGCACGTCGCGAGGCACTACTGCGGCAACGTCATCCGCCGGCTCCTATTCGGCAGGCGATACTTCGGTGAGCCCGGACGTCGCGATGGCGGGCCGGGGCCGATGGAGGTGGAGCACATGGACGCCTTGTTCACCTCTCTCGGGCTCCTCTACGCGTTTTGCGTATCCGACTACCTCCCATGGTTGTGCGGCTTCGACCTTGACGGCCATGAGAAGATGGTCAAGGAGGCCAACGCAACCATGAACCGGCTGCACGACGCCGTCATCGACGAGCGATGGGGGCAGTGGAAGTCCGGCGAGAGGAAGGAGCTTGATGACTTCCTCGACGTGCTCATCACGCTCAAAGACGCCGAGGGGAAGCCGCTGCTCACCATCGAGGAGATCAAAGCACAGTCTCAG GACATAACCTTTGCTGCCGTTGACAACCCATCGAACGCGGTAGAGTGGGCCCTGGCAGAGATGGCGAACGAGCCGGAGGTGATGGCGAAGGCGATGAAGGAGATGGACCGCGTGGTGGGCCGGGAGCGGCTGATGCAGGAGTCAGATATCCCCCAGCTCAGCTACGCCAAGGCGTGCATCAGAGAAGCGTTCCGGCTGCACCCCGTCGCGCCTTTCAACGTGCCGCATGTTGCGCTCGCCGACACCAACGTCGCCGGTTACCACATACCCAAGGGAAGCCATGTCATCCTCAGCCGCACTGGGCTCGGCAGGAACCCGACCATCTGGGATGAGCCGCTCCGCTTCATGCCGGAGCGCCACATTCATACGACCACGGATGATGTGACACTCACAGAGAACGAGCTGAGGTTCATCTCTTTCAGCACCGGCCGTCGTGGGTGCGTCGCGGCATCGCTTGGGACGGCAATGTGCATGATGCTCTTCGGCAGGCTTCTGCAAGGGTTCACTTGGAGCAAGCCAATAGGATTGGCAGCTATAGATCTCAGCGAGTCAGAGCATGACATGTTCCTAGCCAAGCCATTGATGATGCGTGCTAAGCCGCGTCTGCCGGTGCACTTCTACCACGCCGCCGCCATCTAA